One Rhizobium sp. NRK18 genomic window carries:
- the aac(6') gene encoding aminoglycoside 6'-N-acetyltransferase produces the protein MMAIAIVRCTTDNMRDWVRFRHVLWHEHTEEHLFAEVEAMLTRPDRFAGFLAVDDASGPVGFAEVSIRHDSVSGCKTSPVAFLEGIYVAPESRRKGVAGQLVQAVEGWARQKGMTELGSDAYADNTVSHEMHRSLGFEDTERVVFFRKALE, from the coding sequence ATGATGGCGATCGCGATTGTTCGTTGCACGACGGATAACATGCGCGACTGGGTCCGCTTCCGGCACGTGCTGTGGCATGAACACACCGAGGAGCATCTCTTCGCCGAGGTGGAGGCAATGCTGACGCGGCCGGACCGGTTTGCCGGCTTCCTGGCGGTCGACGATGCGTCGGGACCTGTCGGTTTTGCTGAAGTCAGCATCCGCCATGACTCCGTGAGCGGCTGCAAGACCTCACCGGTCGCCTTTCTCGAGGGCATCTATGTTGCTCCTGAATCACGCCGCAAAGGCGTTGCGGGCCAGCTTGTGCAGGCGGTGGAGGGATGGGCCAGACAAAAGGGCATGACCGAGCTCGGCTCGGACGCCTATGCCGACAACACCGTCTCGCACGAGATGCACCGGTCGCTCGGCTTCGAGGATACCGAACGGGTGGTTTTCTTCCGCAAGGCGCTGGAGTGA
- the ade gene encoding adenine deaminase: MSDLSRRIDQGVGREKADIVLKGGRFFDLVTGELVHSDIAICGDTIVGTLGEYSGNEEFDISGRIVVPGFIDTHLHIESSLVTPHEFDRCVLPYGVTTAICDPHEIANVLGTEGIRFFLASAMETIMDIRVQLSSCVPATHLETAGADLPIESLLPFRDHPKVIGLAEFMNFPGVIHKDPICMAKLEAFQGGHIDGHAPLLRGNDLNGYLSAGIRTDHECTSAEEALEKIRKGMHILVREGSVSKDLHALMSILTERLSPFVALCTDDRNPLDIAEQGHLDYMIRTAIRAGVEPIAVYRAASISAARAFGLRDRGLIAPGWRADLVVIDSLENCAAEYVFSAGRIVTEGLFASRKPVAPVGLESVKANPVNAADFGVPSSALETSVIGVLPGKIITEHRRYQLPSKGNQTGIDFDRDIIKVAVIERHGKNGNHANGFVQGFGLKKGAIASTVGHDSHNICVVGVNEDDMARAANRLSEINGGFVVVEDGKVTGEIALPVAGLMSLEPYESVRDTLHDLRKAAYALGATLEEPFLQLAFLPLPVIPHLKISDKGMVDVDNFTLMG; the protein is encoded by the coding sequence ATGAGTGACCTCAGCCGACGTATCGACCAGGGCGTGGGCCGTGAAAAGGCGGACATCGTCTTGAAGGGCGGCCGCTTCTTCGATCTCGTCACCGGCGAACTCGTTCACTCCGACATCGCCATATGCGGCGACACCATCGTCGGCACGCTTGGCGAATACAGCGGCAACGAGGAATTCGACATTTCCGGCCGGATCGTGGTCCCCGGATTCATCGACACCCATCTGCACATCGAATCCTCGCTGGTCACCCCGCATGAGTTCGACCGCTGCGTACTGCCCTATGGCGTGACCACTGCCATCTGCGACCCGCATGAGATCGCCAATGTCCTGGGCACGGAAGGCATCCGCTTCTTCCTCGCTTCCGCCATGGAAACGATCATGGACATCCGCGTTCAGCTGTCGTCCTGCGTGCCGGCGACCCATCTCGAGACCGCGGGGGCCGACCTGCCGATCGAGAGCCTCCTGCCCTTCCGCGACCATCCTAAGGTGATCGGCCTGGCGGAGTTCATGAACTTCCCGGGCGTGATCCACAAGGATCCGATCTGCATGGCGAAGCTCGAAGCCTTTCAGGGTGGGCACATCGACGGCCACGCGCCGCTTCTGCGCGGCAATGACCTGAATGGCTATCTGTCCGCCGGCATTCGTACAGACCACGAATGCACCAGCGCCGAGGAAGCGCTGGAGAAAATCCGCAAGGGCATGCACATCCTCGTGCGTGAAGGCTCCGTTTCCAAGGACCTGCATGCGCTGATGTCCATCCTCACCGAGCGCCTGTCGCCCTTCGTCGCGCTGTGCACGGATGACAGAAACCCGCTGGACATCGCCGAACAGGGCCACCTCGACTACATGATCCGCACCGCGATCCGCGCCGGCGTCGAACCGATCGCAGTCTACCGCGCCGCCTCGATTTCCGCCGCCCGCGCCTTCGGCCTGCGCGATCGCGGCCTGATCGCACCCGGCTGGCGCGCCGACCTGGTGGTGATCGACAGCCTGGAAAACTGTGCGGCGGAATATGTCTTCTCCGCTGGCCGCATCGTCACCGAAGGCCTGTTCGCGTCGCGCAAGCCCGTCGCCCCCGTCGGCCTCGAAAGCGTCAAGGCGAACCCCGTCAATGCCGCCGACTTCGGCGTGCCGTCAAGCGCACTGGAGACCTCGGTCATCGGTGTCCTGCCCGGCAAGATCATCACCGAGCACCGCCGCTATCAACTGCCCTCGAAGGGCAACCAGACGGGCATAGATTTCGACCGCGACATCATCAAGGTCGCGGTTATCGAGCGACACGGCAAGAACGGCAACCATGCCAACGGCTTCGTCCAGGGTTTCGGCCTGAAGAAGGGCGCGATCGCCTCCACCGTCGGCCATGACAGCCACAACATTTGCGTGGTCGGCGTCAACGAGGACGACATGGCGCGGGCCGCCAATCGGCTGTCCGAGATCAACGGTGGCTTCGTCGTCGTCGAGGACGGCAAGGTGACCGGCGAGATCGCCCTGCCCGTCGCCGGCCTGATGAGCTTGGAACCCTACGAAAGCGTCCGCGACACGCTGCACGACCTGCGTAAGGCCGCCTACGCCCTCGGCGCCACGCTGGAAGAACCCTTCCTGCAGCTCGCCTTCCTGCCGCTGCCGGTGATCCCGCACCTGAAGATCTCCGACAAGGGCATGGTCGACGTCGACAATTTCACGCTGATGGGATGA
- a CDS encoding rhodanese-like domain-containing protein: MKKGYKQLLDEANAQVIAVTAADAASLHGDPAVVFVDLRDPREREREGTIPDAFSCPRGMLEFWIDPESPYAKPVFAEDKRFIFFCASGWRSALAAKTAEDMGLENVSHVAGGFTAWRDAGGPVATVEHKPKA, from the coding sequence ATGAAAAAGGGCTACAAGCAACTGCTCGATGAGGCGAATGCCCAGGTCATCGCGGTCACCGCGGCCGACGCGGCCTCCCTGCACGGTGACCCGGCCGTCGTCTTCGTCGATCTGCGCGACCCGCGCGAGCGGGAGCGCGAAGGCACCATTCCGGACGCATTCTCCTGCCCGCGCGGCATGCTGGAATTCTGGATCGATCCGGAAAGCCCCTACGCAAAGCCGGTCTTCGCCGAGGACAAGCGCTTCATCTTCTTCTGCGCCAGCGGCTGGCGCTCAGCGCTCGCCGCCAAGACCGCTGAAGACATGGGACTTGAGAATGTCAGCCACGTGGCGGGCGGCTTCACCGCCTGGCGCGATGCCGGCGGACCGGTCGCGACCGTCGAGCACAAACCGAAGGCCTGA
- a CDS encoding GGDEF domain-containing protein, which produces MLNQTTKLDQSLPAVIPPKCPARTDRPSERGFFWWAADGSDLPGWCLEAKVMPITDKREGGAGDAYFVPVSAGSLGRDIAAVRDELGDDAYLIAVVDVALSPTWSARVISLGADDVMDVTATPDVVIARASRALARQSANVARLEEVASDRAFLQTCIDTLPSPIFYKDRQGRYIGCNKAFSAFIGRSRAEVLGSTVYDVAPPDLAKTYEDADEALMQERGVQIYEAKVCFAGDDRRHTVSFHKAAMIDEGGEVIGLAGAMLDITEHKALEAKLIDAAERDPLTNCYNRRKFFTAGAAMVEEAIGGNDPLCVLVLDIDHFKTINDRFGHAGGDVVLLEVAERLDDRVRGDGLIARAGGEEFFVVMKGKSLDDAVVYAEMLRNLVARDAVPVSSGSVTVTVSIGVAQLHAEDGGLNDVLKRADEALYAAKASGRNRVHRAEILG; this is translated from the coding sequence ATGCTCAATCAGACCACCAAGCTCGACCAGAGCCTGCCTGCAGTCATTCCCCCAAAATGTCCCGCCCGCACAGATCGCCCTTCAGAGCGTGGTTTTTTCTGGTGGGCGGCCGACGGGAGCGATCTGCCCGGCTGGTGCCTCGAAGCCAAGGTGATGCCGATTACGGACAAGCGGGAAGGTGGCGCCGGCGACGCCTATTTCGTGCCCGTCAGTGCCGGAAGCCTTGGACGCGATATCGCCGCAGTCCGCGATGAACTCGGCGATGATGCCTATCTGATTGCCGTCGTCGATGTCGCTCTCTCACCAACATGGTCCGCGAGGGTCATCTCTCTCGGTGCCGATGACGTGATGGATGTGACCGCGACGCCGGATGTCGTCATCGCGCGCGCCAGTCGGGCACTGGCGCGGCAATCGGCCAACGTCGCGCGCCTTGAGGAGGTCGCATCCGACCGCGCATTCCTGCAGACCTGCATCGACACGCTGCCTTCGCCGATCTTCTACAAGGACCGGCAAGGCCGATATATCGGATGCAACAAGGCCTTTTCCGCCTTCATCGGGCGCAGTCGCGCCGAGGTGCTGGGCAGCACCGTGTATGACGTCGCTCCGCCGGATCTTGCGAAGACCTACGAAGATGCGGATGAAGCCCTGATGCAGGAGCGCGGCGTGCAGATCTACGAAGCGAAGGTCTGTTTTGCAGGCGACGACCGCAGGCATACGGTGAGCTTCCACAAGGCGGCGATGATCGACGAAGGCGGCGAGGTCATCGGTCTTGCCGGCGCCATGCTCGACATCACAGAACATAAGGCGCTGGAGGCCAAGCTGATCGATGCGGCCGAGCGTGACCCTTTGACGAACTGCTACAATCGCCGCAAGTTCTTTACCGCAGGCGCTGCGATGGTCGAGGAGGCCATTGGGGGAAATGATCCTCTCTGCGTGCTGGTTCTCGACATCGATCACTTCAAGACCATCAATGACCGCTTCGGACATGCCGGCGGTGACGTGGTCCTGCTGGAGGTGGCGGAGCGTCTCGACGATCGCGTGCGCGGCGACGGGCTGATTGCGCGAGCCGGTGGCGAGGAGTTCTTCGTGGTGATGAAGGGCAAATCGCTCGACGATGCCGTCGTCTATGCGGAGATGCTGCGCAATCTGGTGGCGAGAGACGCTGTGCCGGTCAGCAGCGGCAGCGTGACGGTGACGGTCAGCATCGGCGTCGCCCAACTCCATGCCGAAGACGGCGGCCTCAATGACGTGCTGAAGCGGGCTGACGAAGCGCTGTACGCCGCCAAGGCTTCCGGGCGCAACCGTGTCCACAGGGCCGAAATCCTCGGCTGA
- a CDS encoding aspartate aminotransferase family protein, translating to MSNRLNATPNDLRAFWMPFTANRQFKKEPRLFVGAKDMYYTTHDGRQVLDGTAGLWCVNAGHCRPKITEAIREQAGELDYAPAFQLGHPKAFELANRLVDIAPEGMNHVLYTNSGSESVETALKVALAYHRAKGDGSRFRLIGRERGYHGVNFGGISVGGIVANRKMFGTLLTGVDHMPHTHLPGQNAFTRGEPEHGGDIATELERIVTLHDASTIAAVIVEPVAGSTGVLIPPKGYLKKLRDICTKHGILLIFDEVITGFGRLGTPFAAQYFDVMPDIITTAKGLTNGVIPMGAVFVTSEIHDAFMNGPEHLIEFFHGYTYSGNPIASAAALGTLDTYKEEGLLTRGAEMASYWEDALHSLKDCPNVIDIRNIGLIGAIELSPIAGEPTKRAFTAFLKAYEKGLLIRTTGDIIALSPPLIIEKHHIDELFGKLREILMNNI from the coding sequence ATGTCAAACAGATTGAATGCCACACCGAACGATTTGCGCGCCTTTTGGATGCCGTTTACGGCGAACCGCCAGTTCAAGAAGGAACCGCGCCTGTTCGTTGGCGCCAAGGATATGTATTACACGACGCACGACGGGCGCCAGGTGCTCGACGGCACCGCCGGCCTGTGGTGCGTCAATGCCGGCCACTGCCGCCCGAAGATCACCGAAGCCATTCGCGAGCAGGCCGGCGAGCTCGACTATGCACCCGCCTTCCAGCTCGGCCACCCCAAGGCCTTCGAACTGGCCAACCGCCTGGTCGACATTGCGCCGGAAGGCATGAACCACGTTCTCTATACCAATTCGGGTTCGGAATCGGTCGAGACCGCGCTGAAGGTGGCGCTCGCCTATCACCGCGCCAAGGGCGACGGCTCCCGCTTCCGCCTGATCGGCCGCGAACGCGGTTATCACGGCGTCAATTTCGGCGGCATTTCGGTCGGAGGCATCGTCGCAAACCGCAAGATGTTCGGCACACTTCTGACCGGCGTCGACCATATGCCACACACCCACCTGCCCGGCCAGAACGCCTTCACCCGCGGCGAGCCGGAGCATGGCGGCGACATCGCCACCGAGCTTGAGCGTATCGTCACCCTGCATGATGCCTCGACGATCGCCGCCGTCATCGTCGAGCCGGTCGCCGGCTCCACCGGCGTGCTCATTCCGCCGAAGGGCTACCTCAAGAAGCTGCGTGACATCTGCACCAAGCACGGCATCCTGCTGATCTTCGACGAAGTCATCACCGGTTTCGGCCGTCTTGGCACGCCGTTCGCCGCCCAGTATTTCGACGTCATGCCCGACATCATCACCACCGCCAAGGGCCTGACCAACGGCGTCATCCCGATGGGCGCCGTGTTCGTGACGTCGGAAATCCACGACGCCTTCATGAACGGGCCGGAACACCTGATCGAGTTCTTCCACGGCTACACCTATTCCGGCAACCCGATCGCATCCGCGGCGGCGCTTGGCACCCTCGACACCTACAAGGAAGAAGGCCTTCTCACCCGCGGCGCCGAGATGGCGTCCTACTGGGAAGATGCGCTGCATTCGCTGAAGGATTGCCCGAACGTCATCGATATCCGCAACATCGGCCTGATCGGTGCAATCGAGCTCTCGCCGATCGCCGGCGAGCCAACGAAGCGCGCCTTCACCGCCTTCCTGAAAGCCTACGAAAAGGGCCTTTTGATCCGCACGACGGGCGACATCATCGCCTTGTCGCCGCCGCTGATCATCGAAAAGCACCACATCGACGAGCTGTTCGGCAAGCTGCGCGAAATCCTGATGAACAACATCTGA
- a CDS encoding ArsR/SmtB family transcription factor, translating into MTEKMALTVFCDEAARMLSAFANPKRLMILNFLLMGEVAVGDLAERVDLSQSALSQHLSKLRAQKLVATRREAQTIYYSSNSEAVARLMTLLTDLHAAKAIQGEAAA; encoded by the coding sequence ATGACCGAGAAAATGGCGCTTACCGTCTTCTGCGATGAGGCGGCCAGGATGCTGTCAGCATTCGCCAATCCCAAGCGACTGATGATCCTGAATTTTCTTTTGATGGGCGAAGTCGCCGTCGGCGACCTGGCCGAACGGGTCGACCTCAGCCAATCCGCCCTGTCACAGCACCTCTCCAAATTGCGCGCACAGAAGCTTGTAGCCACCCGTCGCGAAGCCCAGACAATATACTATTCGAGCAACAGTGAAGCCGTCGCGAGGCTGATGACCCTATTGACGGATCTTCACGCCGCCAAGGCGATACAGGGAGAGGCGGCGGCCTGA
- a CDS encoding HugZ family protein gives MADKPSVIRETDEEARGLARALLRSASYASLSVLEPGTGFPFVSRTLVGTAPDCAPIILVSALSTHTKALLADGRASLLAGEPGKGDPLAHPRVTVQCLADPVDRDSAIHATLRRRFLARHPKAALYIDFPDFRFFRLTPQRASLNGGFGRAYLLEGSDFVIPPSIANQMERYEQDLLDTINAGWPDIISRLAAARGRNPAKGRCRLVGIDPAGLDLKNGDTLIRKEFGRIVDSIESMRTLLNELNIPVFQN, from the coding sequence ATGGCAGACAAGCCGTCGGTCATCAGAGAGACGGATGAGGAAGCGCGCGGTCTGGCCCGCGCGCTTCTGCGTTCGGCCTCCTACGCCTCCCTGTCGGTCCTGGAGCCCGGAACCGGGTTTCCGTTTGTCAGCCGCACGCTGGTCGGGACCGCTCCCGACTGCGCCCCGATCATTCTGGTGTCCGCGCTCTCCACCCACACCAAGGCATTGCTGGCCGATGGCCGCGCCTCGCTGCTTGCCGGCGAGCCGGGCAAGGGCGACCCCCTCGCCCACCCGCGCGTCACCGTTCAATGCCTCGCCGATCCGGTCGACCGTGACAGCGCCATACATGCGACATTGCGCCGCCGATTCCTCGCTCGTCATCCCAAGGCGGCCTTGTATATAGATTTTCCGGACTTCCGTTTCTTCAGGCTTACGCCGCAACGCGCGAGCCTGAACGGCGGGTTTGGCCGGGCCTATCTTCTGGAAGGCAGCGATTTTGTGATCCCGCCATCTATCGCAAATCAAATGGAGAGATACGAACAGGATCTTTTGGACACCATTAACGCAGGATGGCCGGACATCATTTCCAGGCTTGCGGCAGCCAGGGGGCGCAACCCGGCAAAGGGAAGATGCAGGCTGGTTGGCATCGATCCAGCCGGCCTTGATCTCAAGAATGGCGACACTCTAATCCGCAAGGAATTCGGAAGGATAGTGGACAGCATAGAAAGTATGCGAACCTTATTAAATGAACTAAATATTCCAGTTTTCCAAAATTAA